The following proteins are co-located in the Pseudomonas antarctica genome:
- a CDS encoding FecR family protein — MTAPNKLRPHELAHEVLQDTAMDQALDWLIALQCPQPGQQAEFDAWLASDPAHPHAFSKAQAAWGGAPVYSAAVALAAPRKPTVWRRIKPHWKPIATAAVLLIGLFSFSNLPVRLQADHLTVVGERQRLQLDDGSKVLLNTNSAFSSSIKDQQRVARLYQGEAFFEVTPNRGLPLEIDAGPVRASVRDTDFAVRYLNGEAQVQVQRGDVDLSNTFDDARVRLSAGESIRIGPKGFGQPAKLDASKELAWVQGRLVFENCPMSEVLAELRRYYPGWIVNNNDKLASTAVTGNYRLDQPLNVVRSLAHITSAKLSEYPALVILN; from the coding sequence GTGACGGCCCCGAATAAACTGCGTCCCCATGAGCTGGCTCATGAGGTGTTGCAAGACACGGCTATGGACCAGGCTCTCGACTGGCTGATCGCCTTGCAGTGCCCGCAACCCGGGCAGCAAGCCGAGTTCGACGCCTGGCTGGCCAGCGACCCGGCGCACCCGCACGCATTCAGCAAAGCCCAGGCCGCCTGGGGTGGCGCGCCGGTGTACAGCGCCGCTGTGGCGCTGGCCGCGCCGCGCAAGCCGACGGTCTGGCGCCGTATCAAACCCCATTGGAAACCGATAGCCACCGCCGCCGTGTTGCTGATCGGCCTGTTCAGCTTCAGCAACCTGCCCGTTCGCCTGCAAGCCGATCACCTCACGGTGGTCGGGGAACGCCAGCGTCTGCAGTTGGACGACGGCTCCAAAGTGCTGCTGAACACCAACTCGGCGTTTTCCAGCAGCATCAAGGACCAGCAGCGCGTCGCCCGCCTGTACCAGGGCGAGGCGTTTTTCGAAGTGACGCCCAACCGTGGCCTGCCCCTGGAGATTGACGCAGGCCCCGTGCGCGCCAGCGTGCGCGACACCGACTTCGCCGTACGCTATCTCAACGGCGAGGCCCAGGTGCAGGTGCAGCGCGGTGATGTCGACCTGAGCAACACGTTCGATGATGCCCGCGTTCGCCTGAGCGCCGGCGAGAGCATCCGTATCGGCCCAAAGGGCTTTGGCCAACCCGCCAAGCTGGATGCCAGCAAGGAGCTGGCCTGGGTCCAGGGCCGGCTGGTGTTCGAAAACTGCCCAATGAGCGAAGTGCTCGCCGAGCTGCGCCGCTATTACCCGGGCTGGATAGTCAACAACAACGACAAGCTCGCCAGCACCGCCGTCACCGGCAACTACCGCCTCGACCAGCCCCTCAACGTGGTGCGCTCGCTGGCGCACATCACCTCGGCCAAGCTTTCGGAATACCCGGCGCTGGTGATCCTGAACTAA
- a CDS encoding glucokinase yields MKLALVGDIGGTNARFALWRDQELHSIRVHATADHQSPEEAIKVYLKEEGLESGDIGAVCLSVAGPVSGDEFKFTNNHWRLSKTAFCKTLQVDELLLVNDFTAMALGMTRLKPDEFRVVCEGTPEPLRPAVVIGPGTGLGVGTLLDFGEGRWAALPGEGGHVDLPLSSPRETQLWQHIYNEIGHVSAETALSGGGLPRVYRAICAVDGHTPKLDTPEAITAAGLAGDPVAIEVLNQFSIWLGRVAGNNVLTTGGRGGVYIVGGVIPRFADFFINSGFAKSFRDKGCMSDYFNGIPVWLVTAPYSGLTGAGVALEQAFA; encoded by the coding sequence GTGAAGCTTGCGCTGGTCGGTGATATTGGTGGTACCAACGCCCGTTTTGCGTTGTGGCGGGATCAGGAACTGCATTCGATCCGCGTGCATGCCACTGCGGATCACCAGAGCCCTGAGGAGGCCATCAAGGTCTACCTCAAGGAAGAGGGCCTGGAAAGCGGGGACATCGGTGCGGTGTGCCTGTCGGTCGCCGGGCCGGTGAGTGGCGATGAATTTAAATTCACCAACAATCACTGGCGCCTGAGCAAAACTGCATTTTGCAAAACCTTGCAGGTGGATGAGCTGCTGCTGGTCAATGACTTCACGGCGATGGCCCTGGGCATGACTCGCCTCAAGCCCGACGAATTCCGTGTGGTCTGCGAAGGCACGCCGGAGCCGTTGCGCCCTGCTGTGGTCATCGGCCCGGGCACTGGCCTGGGCGTTGGCACCTTGCTGGATTTTGGCGAAGGTCGCTGGGCGGCGCTGCCGGGGGAGGGCGGTCATGTCGACCTGCCGCTGAGCAGCCCGCGTGAAACCCAGCTGTGGCAGCACATCTACAATGAGATCGGCCATGTCAGCGCCGAAACGGCCTTGAGCGGTGGCGGCCTGCCGCGTGTGTACCGCGCCATTTGTGCAGTCGATGGGCACACGCCGAAGCTGGACACGCCGGAAGCCATTACCGCGGCTGGCCTGGCCGGCGACCCGGTAGCGATTGAAGTGTTGAACCAGTTCAGCATCTGGCTGGGCCGCGTGGCGGGTAACAACGTGTTGACCACCGGTGGACGCGGTGGCGTGTACATCGTGGGCGGGGTGATACCGCGGTTTGCCGACTTCTTTATCAACAGCGGCTTTGCCAAGAGTTTTCGCGACAAAGGCTGCATGAGCGATTACTTCAACGGTATTCCGGTGTGGCTGGTGACTGCGCCGTATTCCGGGTTGACCGGGGCGGGAGTGGCGCTGGAGCAAGCTTTTGCATAG
- the edd gene encoding phosphogluconate dehydratase, whose protein sequence is MHPRVIEVTERLIARSRATREAYLALIRGAASDGPMRGKLQCANFAHGVAGCGTEDKNSLRMMNAANVAIVSSYNDMLSAHQPYEHFPEHIKKALREVGSVGQFAGGTPAMCDGVTQGEPGMELSLLSREVIAMSTAVALSHNMFDAALMLGICDKIVPGLMMGALRYGHLPMIFVPGGPMPSGISNKQKADVRQRYAEGKATREELLESEMKSYHSPGTCTFYGTANTNQLLMEVMGLHLPGASFVNPYTPLRDALTREAAHQVTRLTKASGSFTPIGEIVDEKSIVNSIVALNATGGSTNHTLHMPAIAMSAGIILTWQDMADLSEVVPTLSHVYPNGKADINHFQAAGGMSFLIRELLEAGLLHEDVNTVAGKGLSRYTQEPFLVDGELIWRDGPIESLDETILRPVARAFSPEGGLRVMEGNLGRGVMKVSAVAPEHQIVEAPAVVFQDQQDLADAFKAGQLEKDFVAVMRFQGPRSNGMPELHKMTPFLGVLQDRGFKVALVTDGRMSGASGKIPAAIHVNPEAQSGGPLARVQDGDIIRVDGVKGTLELKVDAEEFAARTPATGLLGNNVGAGRELFAFMRMAASSAEQGASAFTSALETLK, encoded by the coding sequence ATGCATCCCCGCGTTATTGAGGTCACCGAACGGCTTATCGCCCGCAGTCGTGCAACCCGCGAGGCTTACCTTGCGCTCATTCGCGGCGCCGCCAGCGACGGCCCGATGCGCGGTAAGCTGCAATGCGCCAACTTTGCCCACGGCGTCGCCGGCTGCGGCACTGAAGATAAAAATAGTCTGCGCATGATGAATGCCGCCAACGTGGCAATTGTTTCTTCATATAACGACATGCTCTCGGCGCACCAGCCTTACGAACACTTCCCTGAACACATCAAGAAAGCCCTGCGCGAAGTCGGCTCGGTCGGCCAGTTTGCCGGTGGCACGCCTGCCATGTGCGATGGCGTGACCCAAGGTGAGCCCGGCATGGAGCTGAGCCTGCTCAGCCGTGAAGTCATCGCGATGTCCACGGCGGTAGCGTTGTCCCACAACATGTTCGATGCGGCGCTGATGCTGGGCATCTGCGACAAGATCGTGCCGGGCCTGATGATGGGCGCGTTGCGCTACGGTCATCTGCCGATGATCTTCGTACCGGGCGGCCCCATGCCGTCGGGCATTTCCAACAAGCAGAAAGCCGATGTGCGCCAGCGCTATGCCGAAGGCAAGGCCACCCGCGAAGAGCTGCTCGAATCGGAGATGAAGTCCTACCACAGCCCCGGCACCTGCACCTTCTACGGCACCGCCAACACCAACCAGTTGCTGATGGAAGTCATGGGCCTGCACTTGCCGGGCGCCTCGTTCGTCAACCCGTACACGCCGCTGCGTGATGCGCTGACCCGCGAAGCCGCGCACCAGGTCACCCGCCTGACCAAGGCCAGTGGCAGCTTCACGCCGATCGGCGAGATCGTCGACGAGAAATCCATCGTCAACTCCATCGTGGCGCTCAATGCCACCGGCGGTTCCACCAACCACACCCTGCACATGCCGGCGATCGCCATGTCGGCAGGCATCATCCTCACCTGGCAGGACATGGCCGACCTCTCCGAGGTGGTACCGACCCTGTCCCACGTGTATCCAAACGGCAAGGCTGACATCAACCACTTCCAGGCAGCGGGCGGCATGTCGTTCCTGATCCGCGAACTGCTTGAAGCCGGCTTGCTGCACGAAGATGTCAACACCGTGGCCGGCAAGGGCCTGAGCCGTTACACCCAGGAGCCGTTCTTGGTCGACGGCGAGCTGATCTGGCGCGACGGCCCGATCGAAAGCCTCGACGAAACCATCCTGCGCCCCGTGGCCCGCGCGTTTTCGCCGGAAGGCGGCCTGCGCGTGATGGAAGGCAACCTTGGTCGCGGCGTGATGAAAGTCTCCGCCGTGGCGCCGGAGCACCAGATCGTCGAAGCCCCGGCGGTGGTGTTCCAGGATCAGCAGGATTTGGCCGACGCGTTCAAGGCCGGCCAACTGGAAAAAGACTTTGTCGCGGTAATGCGCTTCCAGGGCCCGCGCTCCAACGGCATGCCGGAACTGCACAAAATGACGCCGTTCCTCGGCGTGTTGCAGGACCGTGGTTTCAAAGTGGCGTTGGTAACAGACGGGCGTATGTCCGGCGCGTCGGGTAAGATCCCCGCCGCGATTCATGTCAACCCCGAAGCTCAGAGCGGCGGGCCACTGGCACGGGTCCAAGATGGCGATATCATTCGCGTCGATGGCGTGAAGGGCACCCTGGAGCTTAAGGTGGACGCCGAAGAATTTGCAGCGCGCACGCCTGCCACGGGCCTGTTGGGCAATAACGTGGGGGCCGGTCGCGAACTGTTTGCATTTATGCGCATGGCCGCAAGCTCCGCAGAGCAAGGCGCCAGCGCCTTTACCTCTGCCTTGGAGACGCTTAAGTGA
- the gap gene encoding type I glyceraldehyde-3-phosphate dehydrogenase, translating into MTLRIAINGFGRIGRNVLRALYTQGYRQDLQIVAINDLGDSSINAHLLKYDTVHGTFEAEVAHDQESLTVNGDRIAVSAIRNPADLPWAAHKIDVVFECTGLFTDRDKAAAHITAGARKVIISAPAKGADATVVYGVNHDILRQSHQIISNASCTTNCLAPVAQVLHRELGIESGLMTTIHAYTNDQNLTDVYHTDPYRARSATQNMIPSKTGAAEAVGLVLPELAGKLTGMAVRVPVINVSLVDLTVQLKKDATAEQVNALLKEASQHSKILGYNTLPLVSSDFNHNPLSSIFDANHTKVSGKLLKVLAWYDNEWGFSNRMLDNCLALCNAE; encoded by the coding sequence ATGACTCTTCGTATCGCAATCAATGGTTTTGGCCGTATCGGCCGTAATGTCCTGCGCGCACTGTATACCCAAGGCTATCGCCAGGATTTGCAGATCGTCGCCATCAACGATTTGGGCGACAGTTCGATCAACGCCCACCTGCTCAAATACGACACCGTACATGGCACTTTCGAAGCAGAGGTCGCCCACGATCAGGAAAGCCTGACCGTCAATGGTGACCGGATTGCCGTCAGTGCCATTCGCAACCCGGCCGACCTGCCGTGGGCTGCGCACAAGATCGACGTGGTGTTCGAGTGCACCGGTCTGTTTACCGACCGTGACAAGGCTGCCGCCCATATTACTGCTGGCGCACGCAAGGTGATCATCTCGGCCCCGGCCAAAGGCGCCGATGCCACCGTGGTTTACGGTGTGAACCATGACATTTTGCGTCAATCGCACCAGATCATCTCCAACGCGTCGTGCACCACCAACTGCCTGGCGCCGGTCGCCCAGGTGCTGCACCGCGAACTGGGCATTGAAAGCGGCCTGATGACCACCATTCACGCCTACACCAACGACCAGAACCTGACCGACGTCTACCACACCGACCCGTACCGTGCGCGCTCGGCGACCCAGAACATGATCCCGAGCAAAACCGGCGCCGCTGAAGCGGTAGGCCTGGTGCTGCCGGAACTGGCGGGCAAACTGACCGGGATGGCGGTGCGTGTACCGGTGATCAACGTGTCCCTGGTGGACCTCACCGTGCAGTTGAAAAAAGACGCCACGGCCGAGCAAGTCAACGCCCTGCTCAAAGAAGCCAGCCAGCACTCGAAAATCCTCGGTTACAACACCCTGCCGCTGGTTTCCAGTGACTTCAACCATAACCCGCTGTCGTCGATCTTCGATGCCAATCACACCAAGGTCAGCGGCAAACTGTTGAAAGTGCTGGCCTGGTACGACAACGAATGGGGCTTCTCCAACCGTATGCTGGATAACTGCCTTGCGCTGTGCAACGCCGAGTAA
- a CDS encoding RNA polymerase sigma factor, with translation MSQSRFNQVFLTQRVILLRTLQRMVNNPSTAEDLLQETYLRVTRALSERPIDHLEPFVYQTARNLALDHLRSRRIQARTLQEDVPLDVLQSVADPISTPEDATQAEQLLEHLSVSLGQLSARQQQIFILSRLHGCSYQEIADQLQVSLSTVQKELKLIMAICVGVAERLDQP, from the coding sequence GTGAGCCAATCTCGCTTCAACCAAGTCTTTCTCACCCAACGGGTGATTCTGCTACGCACTTTGCAGCGGATGGTGAATAACCCCAGCACCGCCGAGGACCTGTTGCAGGAAACCTATCTGCGCGTCACCCGGGCCCTCAGCGAGCGGCCGATCGACCACCTCGAACCCTTCGTCTATCAAACCGCGCGCAATCTTGCGTTGGATCATCTGCGCTCGCGCAGGATCCAGGCGCGCACGCTGCAGGAAGATGTCCCGCTGGACGTGCTGCAAAGCGTCGCCGATCCCATCAGCACACCCGAAGACGCGACCCAGGCCGAGCAACTGCTCGAACACCTGAGCGTCAGCCTCGGCCAGTTGAGCGCCCGCCAGCAGCAGATTTTCATCCTCAGCCGCCTGCACGGTTGCAGCTATCAGGAGATTGCCGACCAGTTGCAAGTGTCCTTGAGCACCGTGCAAAAGGAACTGAAATTGATCATGGCCATCTGTGTAGGTGTGGCCGAACGTCTGGATCAGCCTTAA